One segment of Chlorocebus sabaeus isolate Y175 chromosome 24, mChlSab1.0.hap1, whole genome shotgun sequence DNA contains the following:
- the C24H14orf132 gene encoding uncharacterized protein C14orf132 homolog isoform X1: MDLSFMAAQLPMMGGAFMDSPNEDFSTEYSLFNSSANVHAAANGQGQPEDPPRSSNDAVLLWIAIIATLGNIVVVGVVYAFTF, encoded by the coding sequence CTGCCCATGATGGGAGGAGCTTTCATGGACTCGCCCAACGAGGACTTCAGCACCGAGTACTCCCTGTTTAACTCCTCTGCCAATGTCCACGCAGCTGCCAACGGCCAGGGCCAGCCGGAAGATCCTCCTCGGTCCTCCAACGACGCCGTCTTGCTATGGATTGCCATCATAGCCACGCTGGGGAACATCGTGGTGGTGGGTGTGGTGTACGCCTTCACCTTCTGA
- the C24H14orf132 gene encoding uncharacterized protein C14orf132 homolog isoform X2 — MMGGAFMDSPNEDFSTEYSLFNSSANVHAAANGQGQPEDPPRSSNDAVLLWIAIIATLGNIVVVGVVYAFTF; from the coding sequence ATGATGGGAGGAGCTTTCATGGACTCGCCCAACGAGGACTTCAGCACCGAGTACTCCCTGTTTAACTCCTCTGCCAATGTCCACGCAGCTGCCAACGGCCAGGGCCAGCCGGAAGATCCTCCTCGGTCCTCCAACGACGCCGTCTTGCTATGGATTGCCATCATAGCCACGCTGGGGAACATCGTGGTGGTGGGTGTGGTGTACGCCTTCACCTTCTGA